The proteins below come from a single Pseudanabaena sp. BC1403 genomic window:
- a CDS encoding Nif11-like leader peptide family RiPP precursor produces MSATAVQEFLEKVQSDESLAQELVKALEAENDRESVTALATSKGYDITSEELWTEVKKRQEELNQRQDAGELSDEELEAVAGGEFIVGSIVISILTGAAAGYLVNQIPPIKW; encoded by the coding sequence ATGAGCGCAACTGCAGTTCAAGAATTTCTTGAAAAAGTACAATCTGATGAGAGCCTTGCCCAAGAGCTAGTCAAGGCTTTAGAAGCAGAAAATGATCGGGAATCTGTCACAGCATTAGCTACTTCCAAAGGTTACGATATTACTTCTGAAGAGCTATGGACTGAAGTGAAAAAGCGTCAGGAAGAATTGAATCAGCGCCAAGATGCAGGGGAACTTTCTGATGAAGAATTAGAAGCTGTTGCTGGTGGTGAGTTTATTGTAGGCTCGATTGTTATCAGCATTCTTACTGGTGCTGCGGCAGGATATCTTGTCAATCAGATTCCACCAATTAAGTGGTAG
- a CDS encoding type 2 lanthipeptide synthetase LanM family protein, with protein sequence MFLSQPDYQPSLALQQLAFNTYSLTERLALSNIPIQDLNQDLGDIARQRLQTWQKIAAKNDLIKFSHRLLWSGLNQDRVLAALAGGEPTEQCKVPISDWLICLQSVLNIANNYSPKSSPKTLQNQCFKSESPIPFESVYVPFLAVAENNLQFLNCLAPEAKNHLLRSLLENLAKIGTPTLMGEFETFRGNNNSLRDFLLMHITHKQRQKFQSFLELLFEDGLWGLFQKYPVLAKLLSLAVIFWCKSISEFQSRLEQDWKEIEKCFSPHQSLTQVVDCQCNLSDSHNGGRSVLIITFDTGLKIVYKPRNLAIDCAFNKILDWCNQQPSLLHLLPITILNREDYGWMEFIPNRPCKDNSSIERFYERCGMLLALLYLLEGTDCHQENLIASGEYPVFIDGETLFHHHIKTRSKTDHTALENASQILQDSVLRTFLLPQWGILPNDTLTVDISGLGGETQSYETPVWKHINTDGMRLETAQTKVVQENAPTLLGKTIDMSSYQLEVTKGFQKMYLVLLNQKEFLLSKDSHLQAFAQIKVRFVFRNTQTYYAILQNSYNPKYMKNGVDRSIALESLSRAFLTSDERPIYWSILEAEIQSLEQMDIPFFSTVTNDTHIYSPNGITDTGTFSQSSFLTVQNNIELLSKEKLQTQLVIIEGALQARYRQEPSLPTTPILLEAQNTDYAKINRNKALLETAIILGETLISKGITGSDSGLAWFGLTYKPTISRFRWQVLGVGFWDGNIGIALFFASLAKITGESQWYEYTQQVLSPLQETFSSLNSLQQRRFGTDIGIANLGSMIYGLETISKLLGSQNFASTSQKILECITPELIKGDIYFTVLNGSAGGILGLLALSECSPLALELARKCGNHLVGQKGDGDKTPKPIGFSSGMAGIAYSLLQLYKATGDEIYMETAKAAITYERLSFDRQSGIWNDFRTNPPRNSMSWANGATGIGLARLGGLSELDTPDIREEIDHVLQAIKQYSIWGEDDLMWGNCGRIETLLFAANTLNDPDLLALAKSWGHTIQESHQLLVQHENLSINPSLLHGISGIGYTILRLIHPDLLPCILLLQSGSAL encoded by the coding sequence ATGTTCTTATCTCAACCAGATTACCAGCCATCTTTAGCACTTCAGCAACTGGCATTCAACACCTATTCTTTGACAGAGCGGCTTGCTCTTTCCAATATACCTATCCAAGATTTAAATCAAGACTTAGGTGATATTGCCAGACAAAGATTGCAAACATGGCAGAAAATAGCAGCCAAAAATGATCTCATCAAATTCAGTCATCGGCTCCTATGGTCAGGGCTTAATCAGGATCGGGTTTTAGCGGCGTTAGCAGGTGGTGAACCTACGGAACAATGCAAAGTCCCTATTTCTGATTGGTTAATTTGTTTGCAATCAGTGTTAAATATCGCCAACAATTACTCTCCAAAATCATCGCCAAAAACTCTTCAAAATCAATGTTTCAAGTCTGAATCTCCTATTCCCTTTGAGTCTGTATATGTTCCTTTTCTTGCGGTAGCGGAGAATAATCTCCAATTTTTGAATTGCCTAGCCCCTGAAGCAAAGAATCATCTTCTCAGAAGTCTACTGGAAAATCTAGCAAAAATAGGAACTCCTACTTTAATGGGGGAATTTGAAACATTTAGGGGCAACAATAATAGCTTGCGAGATTTTCTGCTCATGCATATCACCCATAAGCAAAGGCAAAAGTTTCAAAGCTTCTTGGAATTATTATTTGAGGATGGATTATGGGGGCTGTTTCAAAAATATCCAGTGTTGGCAAAACTCCTCTCCCTTGCGGTCATCTTTTGGTGTAAGTCAATCTCAGAATTTCAATCCCGACTCGAACAAGACTGGAAAGAAATTGAAAAGTGTTTCAGTCCTCATCAATCTTTAACTCAAGTAGTAGACTGCCAGTGTAACTTATCAGATTCGCATAACGGAGGGCGATCGGTTTTAATAATTACCTTTGATACAGGACTTAAAATTGTTTATAAACCTCGGAACTTGGCTATAGATTGTGCGTTCAATAAGATTTTGGATTGGTGTAATCAACAACCCTCTCTTTTACATCTACTTCCAATCACGATCTTGAATCGAGAAGATTATGGTTGGATGGAATTCATTCCTAATAGACCTTGTAAAGACAACTCATCTATTGAACGGTTCTATGAGCGTTGTGGGATGCTTTTAGCACTTTTATATCTACTTGAAGGTACAGACTGTCATCAGGAAAATCTGATCGCCAGTGGGGAGTATCCTGTCTTTATAGATGGGGAAACCTTGTTTCATCATCACATTAAAACGAGATCTAAAACAGATCATACTGCTTTAGAGAATGCCTCCCAGATTTTACAGGATTCAGTCTTGAGAACCTTTTTGTTGCCACAATGGGGAATACTTCCAAATGATACTTTGACTGTGGATATTAGTGGACTCGGAGGTGAAACCCAGTCCTATGAAACCCCAGTTTGGAAACATATTAATACCGATGGTATGCGCTTAGAAACAGCTCAAACTAAGGTTGTACAAGAGAACGCACCGACTTTACTCGGTAAAACAATAGATATGTCATCTTACCAATTGGAAGTAACTAAGGGCTTTCAAAAGATGTATCTTGTTTTACTGAATCAGAAGGAATTTCTTTTGAGTAAAGATAGTCATTTACAAGCCTTTGCACAAATTAAAGTTCGATTTGTATTTCGGAACACTCAAACCTACTATGCCATCTTGCAAAATTCCTACAATCCCAAATACATGAAAAATGGAGTCGATCGCAGTATCGCTCTTGAAAGTCTCAGTCGAGCTTTTCTTACTTCTGATGAACGCCCCATTTATTGGTCAATTCTTGAAGCTGAGATCCAATCCTTGGAACAAATGGATATTCCTTTCTTTTCTACGGTTACAAATGATACTCACATTTATTCGCCTAATGGAATTACTGATACAGGGACTTTTAGTCAATCTAGCTTTTTGACAGTTCAAAATAACATTGAATTACTAAGTAAAGAAAAACTACAAACTCAACTTGTGATTATTGAGGGAGCATTACAAGCGCGCTATCGTCAAGAACCTTCTCTTCCTACCACACCCATACTCCTCGAAGCTCAAAATACAGATTATGCCAAGATTAACAGAAACAAAGCCTTGCTTGAAACTGCGATCATTTTAGGGGAAACTTTAATATCTAAGGGAATTACTGGAAGTGATTCTGGACTTGCTTGGTTCGGGCTTACCTATAAACCCACAATTTCACGGTTTCGCTGGCAAGTTCTAGGGGTGGGTTTTTGGGATGGGAACATAGGTATTGCTCTATTTTTTGCATCTCTAGCAAAAATCACTGGAGAATCGCAATGGTATGAATATACGCAGCAAGTTCTGTCTCCATTGCAAGAGACCTTTTCAAGCTTAAATTCTCTCCAACAACGCCGATTTGGTACTGATATCGGCATTGCTAATCTAGGTTCAATGATTTATGGTCTGGAAACAATCAGCAAGCTATTGGGTAGTCAAAACTTTGCATCAACTTCCCAAAAAATATTAGAATGCATTACTCCTGAACTCATTAAAGGCGATATATATTTCACGGTGTTAAACGGATCGGCTGGTGGGATTTTAGGGTTACTAGCTCTCTCTGAATGTTCTCCTTTAGCTTTAGAATTAGCTAGAAAATGTGGGAATCACCTCGTTGGTCAAAAAGGAGATGGTGACAAAACACCTAAACCCATAGGTTTCTCTAGTGGAATGGCAGGAATAGCCTACAGTCTATTGCAGCTTTATAAAGCTACAGGAGATGAAATATACATGGAAACTGCAAAGGCAGCAATTACCTATGAACGTCTTTCTTTTGATCGCCAATCAGGAATTTGGAATGATTTTCGTACCAATCCTCCTAGGAATTCAATGAGTTGGGCAAATGGAGCGACTGGAATTGGATTGGCAAGATTGGGAGGACTTTCTGAGTTAGACACACCAGACATCCGAGAAGAAATTGATCATGTTTTACAAGCCATTAAACAGTACTCAATTTGGGGCGAGGATGATTTAATGTGGGGCAATTGTGGGCGTATTGAAACTCTATTGTTTGCCGCAAATACCTTAAACGACCCAGACCTATTAGCGCTGGCAAAATCATGGGGGCATACCATACAAGAATCCCATCAGTTATTAGTTCAACATGAAAACCTCAGCATTAATCCTTCTCTTTTACATGGGATCTCTGGAATTGGTTATACGATCTTGCGGCTCATCCATCCCGACTTACTTCCTTGTATATTGCTATTGCAATCAGGATCAGCTCTGTAA
- a CDS encoding zinc-binding alcohol dehydrogenase family protein, whose product MSADSFVDHLEIEGIKVNCGIIHTKDITFASKDPALSNHVLFQVKAFSCNYRDKRLILNTATSSSANRFNAIGSEFVGVILSVGSNVTDLKPGDRVIGNNCYPDSGVLGLPPGVPTNHASKEFRILHQAKLMKIPSIMPDHVAASFSIGGQTSYSMIRKLQIQPEQNILVTAAKSNTSLFVLHALQKYRHKMGIRVYALTSSGKLVDKIQSIGVDRVVQIRPNSEPWIDPETAKSILEETKGGFHGIIDPFFDLHIAKMLPVMKPEAKYITCGLYDQFTDLTGTQSPNIGLSPQHLLYTAMIYNLSIIGNCIGLTSDLAQAVEDYAQGNLPVVVDSVYKGRDVAPFFDRMYNSPDRFGKVVYSYEN is encoded by the coding sequence ATGTCGGCAGATAGTTTTGTCGATCATCTTGAAATTGAAGGTATTAAGGTTAACTGTGGGATTATCCATACTAAAGATATTACCTTTGCCAGCAAAGATCCTGCCCTAAGTAATCATGTTCTATTCCAAGTCAAAGCCTTTTCCTGCAACTATCGAGACAAACGACTCATTCTCAATACTGCAACTAGCAGCTCTGCCAATCGCTTTAATGCCATAGGATCAGAATTTGTCGGGGTAATACTCTCAGTAGGAAGCAATGTAACTGATTTAAAGCCAGGCGATCGCGTCATCGGCAATAATTGCTATCCTGACTCTGGCGTGTTGGGTTTACCACCAGGAGTCCCCACTAACCATGCTTCCAAAGAGTTTCGGATTCTCCATCAAGCCAAATTAATGAAAATCCCTTCAATCATGCCTGATCATGTGGCAGCTTCCTTTAGTATTGGTGGACAAACCAGTTACAGCATGATCCGCAAATTGCAGATTCAGCCAGAACAAAACATTTTAGTCACCGCCGCGAAATCAAATACATCTTTATTTGTACTCCATGCTCTGCAAAAATATCGTCATAAGATGGGAATTCGGGTTTACGCGCTGACAAGTTCTGGTAAATTGGTGGACAAAATTCAGTCTATTGGTGTTGATCGAGTGGTGCAAATCCGACCAAACTCTGAGCCTTGGATCGATCCTGAAACAGCTAAATCCATTCTTGAGGAAACAAAAGGCGGATTCCATGGCATCATCGATCCTTTTTTTGATTTGCACATTGCCAAAATGCTGCCAGTGATGAAACCAGAAGCTAAATATATAACCTGTGGGCTTTATGATCAATTTACAGATCTGACGGGAACTCAATCGCCCAATATAGGCTTAAGTCCTCAACATCTTTTATACACAGCGATGATTTATAATCTTTCAATTATTGGTAATTGTATTGGACTTACTTCAGATTTAGCTCAAGCAGTAGAAGACTATGCTCAAGGAAATTTGCCTGTAGTGGTGGATAGTGTTTACAAGGGCAGAGATGTCGCGCCTTTCTTTGACCGTATGTATAATTCTCCCGATCGCTTCGGCAAGGTGGTTTACAGCTATGAAAATTAA